The following coding sequences lie in one Anatilimnocola floriformis genomic window:
- a CDS encoding ABC transporter ATP-binding protein, producing MVASHPMIELRRLHRYFGRTKAVNDVSFEVPRGTVFGYIGPNGAGKTTSMRILASLELPTYGDAFVDGFSVINDPDRVRRRLGFMPDYFGTYADVNVEEYLDFFARSYGLVGRERHQRLQYVMHFTGLDVLKEKPIRALSKGMKQRLCLGRAMVHDPAVLILDEPANGLDPRARIELREMIRELAARGTTVLVSSHILTELAEMCDRVAILERGQLLAMGTVAEIQKEQQPRREVNVGLIGDLTPLVNWLRARSDLADVKVTGQQVRFAHQGEQDSEVALLRELVQAGFPICEFSSHTQSLEDVFLAVTKGLVQ from the coding sequence ATGGTCGCCTCCCACCCCATGATCGAACTTCGCCGCCTGCACCGGTATTTTGGCCGGACGAAGGCGGTGAATGACGTTTCGTTCGAAGTGCCGCGCGGCACGGTCTTCGGCTACATCGGACCCAACGGCGCGGGAAAGACGACGAGCATGCGGATTCTCGCGTCGCTCGAGCTCCCCACGTACGGCGATGCCTTTGTCGATGGTTTTTCGGTGATCAACGATCCCGATCGCGTGCGCCGGCGACTCGGTTTCATGCCCGATTACTTCGGCACCTATGCCGATGTGAACGTCGAGGAGTATCTCGACTTTTTTGCGCGATCGTATGGCCTGGTGGGGCGCGAACGGCACCAGCGGTTGCAATACGTGATGCACTTCACGGGCTTGGACGTTCTGAAGGAAAAGCCGATCCGGGCTTTGTCGAAAGGGATGAAGCAGCGGCTGTGTCTGGGCCGCGCGATGGTGCATGATCCAGCTGTGCTGATTCTGGACGAACCGGCGAACGGCCTCGATCCGCGGGCCCGCATCGAGCTGCGTGAAATGATCCGCGAGCTAGCCGCGCGCGGAACGACGGTGCTGGTGAGTTCGCATATTCTCACCGAGCTCGCCGAAATGTGCGATCGGGTCGCGATTCTGGAGCGGGGGCAGCTCCTGGCGATGGGGACCGTCGCGGAGATTCAAAAAGAACAGCAGCCCCGCCGTGAAGTAAACGTTGGCTTGATCGGTGATCTCACGCCGCTGGTGAACTGGCTGCGGGCCCGCAGCGACCTGGCTGATGTAAAAGTCACCGGCCAGCAAGTTCGCTTTGCTCATCAAGGAGAGCAAGATTCGGAAGTGGCGCTGCTGCGTGAGTTGGTGCAAGCCGGGTTTCCGATTTGTGAATTCAGCAGCCATACACAGTCACTCGAAGATGTCTTCCTGGCCGTGACCAAAGGACTTGTGCAATGA